The Physeter macrocephalus isolate SW-GA chromosome 13, ASM283717v5, whole genome shotgun sequence genome window below encodes:
- the FOXO1 gene encoding forkhead box protein O1 yields MERMLEMLSSAVMYRLVLDLLWRCSRRPQWLEEKLTFGDLEGESTWAVVGDALNSIRHNLSLHSKFIRVQNEGTGKSSWWMLNPEGGKSGKSPRRRAASMDNNSKFAKSRGRAAKKKASLQSGQEGAGDSPGSQFSKWPASPGSHSNDDFDNWSTFRPRTSSNASTISGRLSPIMTEQDDLGDGDVHSMVYPPSAAKMASTLPSLSEISSPENMENLLDNLNLLSSPTSLTVSTQSSPGTMMQQTPCYSFAPPNTSLNSPSPNYQKYTYGQSSMSPLPQMPMQTLQDSKSSYGGMSQYNCAPGLLKELLTSDSPPHNDIMTPVDPGVAQPSSRVLGQNVLMGPNSVMPAYGSSQASHNKMMNPSSHTHPGHAPSTSAVNGRALPHAVNPMPHTSGLSRLAPVKTALQVPLPHPMQMNALGGYSSVSSCNGYGRMGILHQEKLPSDLDGMFIERLDCDMESIIRNDLMDGDTLDFNFDNVLPNQSFPHSVKTTTHSWVSG; encoded by the exons ATGGAGCGCATGTTGGAGATGCTCTCCTCGGCCGTGATGTACCGCCTTGTCCTGGATTTACTTTGGAGGTGCTCCAGGAGACCTCAGTGGTTAGAGGAAAAGCTAACCTTCGGCGACCTGGAGGGCGAATCCACGTGGGCAGTGGTTGGAGATGCTTTG AATTCAATTCGTCATAATCTGTCCCTACACAGCAAGTTTATTCGAGTGCAGAATGAAGGAACTGGAAAAAGTTCCTGGTGGATGCTTAATCCAGAGGGAGGCAAGAGTGGGAAATCCCCCAGGAGAAGAGCTGCCTCCATGGACAACAACAGTAAATTTGCTAAGAGCCGAGGCCGAGCTGCCAAGAAAAAAGCATCCCTCCAATCTGGCCAGGAGGGTGCTGGGGACAGCCCAGGATCTCAGTTTTCTAAGTGGCCTGCAAGCCCTGGCTCTCACAGCAATGACGACTTTGACAACTGGAGTACATTTCGCCCTCGAACTAGCTCGAATGCTAGTACTATTAGTGGGAGACTTTCCCCCATCATGACTGAGCAGGATGATCTTGGAGACGGGGATGTGCATTCTATGGTGTACCCCCCGTCGGCTGCCAAGATGGCTTCTACTCTGCCCAGTCTGTCGGAGATAAGCAGTCCTGAGAACATGGAAAACCTTTTGGATAATCTCAACCTGCTCTCATCACCCACGTCATTAACTGTTTCAACCCAGTCTTCGCCGGGTACCATGATGCAGCAGACACCATGCTACTCGTTTGCGCCGCCAAACACCAGTCTGAATTCGCCCAGCCCAAACTACCAAAAATACACGTACGGCCAGTCCAGCATGAGCCCTTTGCCCCAGATGCCTATGCAAACGCTTCAGGACAGCAAGTCGAGTTACGGAGGCATGAGTCAGTATAACTGTGCACCGGGACTCTTGAAGGAGTTACTTACTTCCGACTCTCCTCCCCATAATGACATTATGACACCAGTTGATCCTGGGGTGGCTCAGCCCAGCAGCCGAGTCCTTGGCCAGAATGTGCTGATGGGCCCTAATTCGGTCATGCCAGCCTATGGCAGCAGCCAGGCATCTCATAACAAAATGATGAACCCCAGCTCCCACACCCACCCTGGACACGCTCCGTCAACGTCTGCGGTTAATGGGCGTGCCTTGCCCCACGCGGTGAACCCCATGCCCCACACCTCGGGTCTGAGCCGCTTGGCCCCAGTGAAGACAGCTTTACAAgtgcctctgccccaccccatgCAGATGAATGCCCTGGGGGGCTACTCCTCCGTGAGCAGCTGCAACGGCTACGGCAGGATGGGCATTCTCCACCAGGAGAAGCTCCCCAGTGACTTGGACGGCATGTTTATCGAGCGCTTGGACTGTGACATGGAGTCCATCATCCGGAACGACCTCATGGATGGAGATACGTTGGATTTTAACTTTGACAACGTGTTGCCCAACCAAAGCTTCCCACACAGTGTCAAGACAACGACACacagctgggtgtcaggctgA